One genomic window of Nakamurella panacisegetis includes the following:
- the ilvD gene encoding dihydroxy-acid dehydratase: protein MKPRSRDVTDGIESTASRGMLRAVGMGDADWGKPQIGIGSSWNEITPCNLSLDRLAQASKEGVHAGGGYPLQFGTISVSDGISMGHEGMHFSLVSREVIADSVETVMQAERLDGSVLLAGCDKSLPGMLMAAARLDLASVFLYAGTIAPGWVKLEDGTEKNVTLIDAFEAVGACKTGKMSMGDLDRIERAVCPGEGACGGMYTANTMASAAEALGMSLPGSAAPPAADRRRDYFAHRSGEAVVNLIRLGLTARDIMTKKAFENAISVVMALGGSTNAVLHLLAIAHEAEVDLSLDDFNRIADRVPHLGDLKPFGRYVMNDMDRVGGIPVIMKALLDAGLLHGDALTVTGKTLAENLADLSLPDLDGDVLRKLDNPLHKTGGIAILRGSLAPQGAVVKTAGFDLATFEGPARVFERERSAMDALTNGEVTAGDVIVIRYEGPKGGPGMREMLAITAAIKGAGLGQNVLLLTDGRFSGGTTGLCIGHIAPEAVDGGPIAFVRDGDRIRVDIARRTLDLMVDEAELAARREGWVPLPHRYKRGVLAKYSKLVGSAAQGAITS, encoded by the coding sequence ATGAAGCCCCGCAGTCGCGACGTCACCGACGGCATCGAGAGCACCGCCTCCCGCGGCATGCTCCGCGCGGTCGGGATGGGCGACGCGGATTGGGGCAAGCCGCAGATCGGCATCGGCAGCTCCTGGAACGAGATCACCCCGTGCAACCTGTCGTTGGACCGCTTGGCGCAGGCGTCGAAGGAAGGGGTGCATGCCGGCGGCGGGTACCCGCTCCAGTTCGGCACCATCTCCGTCTCGGACGGGATCTCCATGGGCCACGAGGGTATGCACTTCTCCCTGGTCTCCCGGGAGGTCATCGCCGACTCGGTCGAGACCGTCATGCAGGCCGAACGGCTGGACGGGTCGGTTCTGCTGGCCGGCTGCGACAAGTCCCTGCCGGGCATGCTGATGGCGGCCGCCCGGCTGGACCTGGCCTCGGTGTTCCTCTACGCGGGCACCATCGCCCCGGGGTGGGTGAAGCTGGAGGACGGAACCGAGAAGAACGTCACCCTGATCGATGCCTTCGAGGCGGTCGGCGCCTGCAAGACGGGCAAGATGAGCATGGGCGACCTGGACCGGATCGAGCGCGCGGTCTGTCCCGGTGAGGGTGCGTGCGGCGGCATGTACACGGCCAACACGATGGCGTCGGCGGCGGAGGCGCTGGGCATGTCGCTTCCCGGCTCGGCCGCGCCACCGGCGGCCGACCGCCGTCGGGACTACTTCGCGCACCGGTCCGGCGAGGCCGTCGTCAACCTGATCCGGCTCGGCCTGACCGCCCGGGACATCATGACCAAGAAGGCGTTCGAGAACGCCATCTCCGTCGTCATGGCGCTGGGCGGTTCCACCAATGCGGTGCTGCACCTGTTGGCCATCGCGCACGAGGCCGAGGTCGACCTGAGCCTGGACGATTTCAATCGGATCGCCGACCGGGTCCCGCACCTGGGAGACCTGAAGCCGTTCGGGCGGTACGTGATGAACGACATGGACCGGGTCGGCGGTATCCCGGTGATCATGAAAGCCCTGCTGGACGCCGGGTTGCTGCACGGCGACGCCTTGACGGTGACCGGGAAGACGCTGGCCGAGAACCTGGCCGACCTGTCCCTGCCCGATCTGGACGGCGACGTGCTGCGCAAGCTGGACAACCCCCTGCACAAGACCGGCGGCATCGCGATCCTGCGCGGCTCACTGGCTCCGCAGGGGGCCGTGGTCAAGACTGCTGGGTTCGACCTGGCCACCTTCGAGGGCCCGGCCCGGGTCTTCGAGCGGGAACGATCGGCCATGGACGCGCTGACCAACGGCGAGGTGACGGCCGGTGACGTGATCGTCATCCGGTACGAGGGGCCCAAGGGCGGGCCGGGCATGCGGGAGATGCTGGCCATCACCGCGGCCATCAAGGGGGCCGGGCTCGGCCAGAACGTGCTGCTGCTGACCGACGGGCGGTTCTCCGGCGGCACGACCGGCCTGTGCATCGGGCACATCGCACCGGAGGCGGTCGACGGCGGCCCGATCGCGTTCGTCCGCGACGGCGACCGGATCCGGGTCGACATTGCCCGGCGCACCCTCGACCTGATGGTCGACGAGGCAGAGCTGGCCGCGCGGCGGGAGGGTTGGGTCCCCCTGCCGCACCGGTACAAGCGGGGGGTGCTGGCCAAGTACTCCAAGCTCGTCGGCTCGGCCGCCCAGGGCGCGATCACCAGCTGA
- a CDS encoding TIGR04222 domain-containing membrane protein: MNTAAARPLAAPGDTWGVSGADFFREYLVSAIVAVAVVIVVRRMLTRGSRRAAEARTDPEAIGYLVDGRVRAFYVALTALRALHLVKPVGKGRIIKAGSSRVPLSDLQQAVLQVCVHGVRTMAAAADPRLTPAMNRIRDLLRSAGLVTDAGARLGCRIVVVPLMALEALGAARIASAPEGHPIAHLVMVMIALGAVTLILLIRVPRTTAAGRSLMRRQRRGHAHLRTSSHPAWSTYGASGAGLSVALFGVGALYSMDPEFAAAARVAAPASGGSGSDTGGGSSCSSGGSSCSGGSSCGGGSSCGGGGGCGG; the protein is encoded by the coding sequence ATGAACACCGCAGCCGCCCGGCCGTTGGCCGCCCCGGGGGACACCTGGGGTGTGTCCGGTGCCGACTTCTTCCGCGAGTATCTGGTGTCCGCGATCGTCGCGGTCGCGGTGGTGATCGTGGTGCGAAGAATGCTGACCCGCGGTTCCCGCCGCGCTGCGGAGGCGAGGACCGACCCGGAGGCGATCGGATACCTGGTGGACGGGCGGGTGCGTGCCTTCTACGTCGCGCTGACCGCCCTGCGGGCCCTGCACCTGGTGAAGCCGGTCGGCAAGGGCAGGATCATCAAGGCCGGCAGCAGCCGGGTCCCGCTGTCCGACCTGCAACAGGCGGTGCTACAGGTCTGCGTGCACGGCGTGCGCACCATGGCCGCGGCCGCCGATCCACGACTGACTCCCGCGATGAACCGGATCCGCGACCTCCTGCGATCGGCCGGGCTGGTGACCGATGCCGGTGCCCGGCTGGGATGCCGCATCGTGGTGGTGCCCCTGATGGCACTGGAGGCGCTCGGCGCGGCCCGGATCGCATCCGCACCGGAAGGTCACCCGATCGCTCACCTGGTGATGGTCATGATCGCGCTCGGCGCCGTCACCCTGATCCTCCTGATCCGCGTGCCGAGAACCACGGCGGCGGGTCGATCGTTGATGCGGCGTCAACGCCGCGGCCACGCCCATCTGCGGACGTCCAGTCACCCAGCCTGGTCGACCTACGGTGCATCCGGCGCCGGGCTCTCGGTGGCGCTGTTCGGGGTCGGTGCCCTCTACTCGATGGACCCGGAGTTCGCGGCCGCGGCCCGGGTCGCCGCGCCGGCCTCGGGTGGCTCCGGCTCCGATACAGGCGGGGGCAGCAGTTGTAGCAGCGGCGGCAGCAGTTGCAGCGGGGGCAGCAGCTGTGGCGGGGGCAGCAGTTGTGGTGGTGGCGGCGGGTGCGGCGGGTGA